One window from the genome of Natator depressus isolate rNatDep1 chromosome 27, rNatDep2.hap1, whole genome shotgun sequence encodes:
- the LRRC3C gene encoding leucine-rich repeat-containing protein 3C — translation MPLVDWYLRHSVTMWLLLQSFVLMTFCFHPATTFPKGCYHAEEDGYKTFRCSKAQLTEVPKDIPNDTNKLYLDFNQIAFLPVDAFRNLPVLLELDLSHNAIVRIESGAFRGLSEHLHSLDLSSNKLVSVNKDVFSNLKAKVNLSSNPWLCDCRLQELIRTVDLVAGSSGSIVCDSSTKEEHIGKPFLQVVTDMDFCSVYKKTTDIAMLVTMFGWFAMVISYLVYYVRQNQEDARRHLEYLKSLPSKQRKSEESSTISTVV, via the coding sequence ATGCCTCTAGTAGACTGGTACCTCCGCCACTCGGTTACCATGTGGCTGCTGCTCCAGAGCTTTGTCCTGATGACCTTTTGTTTCCATCCGGCCACTACCTTTCCTAAGGGCTGCTACCATGCAGAAGAGGATGGTTATAAAACCTTCCGGTGCAGCAAAGCTCAGCTCACAGAGGTCCCTAAGGACATACCCAACGACACTAACAAGCTCTACCTGGATTTCAACCAGATTGCCTTCCTCCCCGTTGACGCCTTTCGGAACCTGCCGGTCCTGCTGGAGCTCGATCTGTCTCACAATGCCATTGTCAGGATAGAAAGTGGGGCTTTCCGGGGCTTGTCGGAGCACTTGCATTCCCTGGATTTGTCCTCAAACAAGTTGGTGTCGGTCAATAAGGATGTCTTTAGCAATCTGAAAGCCAAGGTCAATCTCTCCAGCAACCCTTGGCTGTGCGACTGCAGGCTCCAGGAGCTGATCAGGACAGTGGACCTGGTTGCTGGGTCCTCTGGGAGCATTGTTTGCGACTCCTCTACTAAGGAGGAGCACATTGGCAAGCCCTTCCTGCAAGTGGTCACAGACATGGACTTCTGCAGTGTTTACAAAAAGACCACGGACATAGCCATGCTGGTCACCATGTTCGGCTGGTTCGCCATGGTGATCTCCTACCTGGTCTACTATGTCCGGCAGAACCAAGAAGACGCCCGTCGGCACCTTGAGTACCTGAAGTCCTTGCCCAGCAAGCAGAGGAAGTCAGAAGAGTCCTCCACCATCAGCACCGTGGTGTGA